Proteins encoded in a region of the Aptenodytes patagonicus chromosome Z, bAptPat1.pri.cur, whole genome shotgun sequence genome:
- the LOC143173117 gene encoding LOW QUALITY PROTEIN: interferon epsilon-like (The sequence of the model RefSeq protein was modified relative to this genomic sequence to represent the inferred CDS: deleted 2 bases in 1 codon; substituted 2 bases at 2 genomic stop codons) has product MTFXASQPVSQNLYRKGGTXELIFIMNALGLTQIGLILLCTTTISSLQCNHLHLQQRKVIENSLQLLDKMGEKFPQQCLKEKMSFRFPEQVLKPRQKETVKVVIEEIFQHIFYIFSKNLTLAAWDGTALEQFQNGLYQQIEQLEACVIKKQIHYFWSKEVNRLKLKKYFQKIDCFLKDKKHNLCSWEISRAEMRRCLQLIDKVIRKLNN; this is encoded by the exons ATGACCTTCTAAGCATCCCAGCCTGTCTCTCAGAATTTATAC AGAAAAGGAGGAACATAAGAGCTTATCTTTATCATGAACGCTCTTGGCTTGACACAAATTGGCCTCATACTATTGTGCACCACCACCATCTCCAGTCTTCAGTGTAATCACCTTCATTTACAGCAAAGAAAAGTGATCGAGAACAGCCTGCAACTTTTGGACAAAATGGGCGAAAAGTTTCCTCAACAATGTCTAAAAGAGAAAATGTCCTTCAGATTTCCTGAGCAGGTTCTAAAGCCCAGACAGAAAGAGACTGTCAAAGTGGTCATTGAAGAGATCTTCCAACACATCTTCTATATCTTTAGCAAAAATCTGACTCTAGCTGCTTGGGATGGGACAGCTTTAGAACAATTCCAAAATGGACTTTATCAGCAAATTGAGCAATTGGAGGCATGTGTAATCAAGAAGCAGATCCATTACTTTTGGAGTAAAGAAGTCAACAGGCTGAAActgaaaaagtatttccaaaaAATAGACTGttttcttaaagacaaaaaacACAACCTGTGCTCCTGGGAGATCAGCCGTGCAGAAATGAGAAGATGTCTTCAACTGATTGATAAAGTCATAAGGAAGCTTAACAACTAA